CCGACGAGCAGAAGAAGTGGGCCGCCACCTGCGTCGAGCGCGGCTGGGGCGCCACCATGGTCCTCACCGAGCCGGACGCCGGCTCCGACGTGGGCGCCGGCCGCACCAAGGCCATCAAGCAGGACGACGGCTCCTGGCACATCGAGGGCGTCAAGCGGTTCATCACCTCCGCCGACTCCGACGACCTGTTCGAGAACATCTTCCACCTCGTCCTCGCCCGCCCCGAGGGCCACGGCCCCGGCACCAAGGGTCTGTCCCTGTTCTTCGTCCCGAAGTTCCACTTCGACTTCGAGAAGAACGAGATGGGCGAGCGCAACGGCGTCTTCGTCACCAACGTCGAGCACAAGATGGGCATCAAGGCCTCCGCGACCTGCGAGGTCACCTTCGGTGGCCACGGTGTCCCGGCCAAGGGCTGGCTCGTCGGTGAGGTCCACAACGGCATCGCCCAGATGTTCGACGTCATCGAGCACGCCCGCATGATGGTCGGCACCAAGGCCATCGCGACCCTGTCCACCGGTTACCTCAACGCCCTCGACTTCGCCAAGGAGCGCATCCAGGGCGCCGACCTGACCCAGATGGCCGACAAGACCGCCCCGCGCGTGTCGATCATGCACCACCCGGACGTGCGTCGTTCGCTGGCGATGCAGAAGGCCTACTCCGAGGGCCTGCGCGCCGTCTACCTCTACACCGCGGCGCACCAGGACGACTCCGTCGCCGAGCAGGTCTCGGGTGCCGACGCCGAACTCGCGCACCGCATCAACGACCTGCTGCTGCCGGTCGTCAAGGGCTGCGGCTCCGAGCGGGCCTACCAGTACCTGAAGGATTCGCTCCAGACCTTCGGTGGCTCCGGCTTCCTGCAGGACTACCCGATCGAGCAGTACATCCGCGACTCGAAGATCGACTCGCTGTACGAGGGCACCACCGCCATCCAGGCGCAGGACTTCTTCTTCCGGAAGATCGCCCGCGACCGCGGTGTGGCGCTGGCCCACGTCGCCGGTGAGATCAAGAAGTTCATCGAGCGCGACGACGCCGACCAGCGCCTGAAGAAGGAGCGCGCGCTCCTGGCCACCGCCCTCGAGGACGCCCAGACGATGGTCGCCACGCTCACCCAGTACCTCATGGGTGCGCAGGAGCAGCCCACCGAGCTGTACAAGATCGGCCTCGGTTCGGTCCGCTTCCTCGAGTCGTTCGGCGACCTGATGATCGGCTGGCTGCTCCTCGAGCACGCCGAGATCGCCCTCGCCGCACTCGACGCCGGCCCGGACGCCGCCGACAAGGCCTTCTACGAGGGCAAGGTCGCCGCGGCCTCGTTCTTCGCCAAGGTCGTGCTGCCCGAGCTGGGTGTCGCCCGCAAGTTCATCACCGACGTCGACCTCGACATCATGGAGCTCGACGAAGCGGCGTTCTGATCCACACACCGCTCTCGGTCGGGTGGCCCGCCGGTTCTCCGGCGGGCCACCGCCGTTTCGGACCCGGAACGAATCGTCGACAACCTACGTTGCCAGTAGCACCCCGACCCCGTGACGACCACGGCCCCGTCGACCACCCGGTACATGCGCGACCTCGACAGGCCCGCCCGCATCACCGCCCTGCTGTACCCCTTCGCCGGACCGTCCCCCCGAGGGGACGCCGGAGGAGGCCGCGGCACTGCGCCGAACGCGACGAACCCAGCGCCGAACTGGTGCGGGCGCTCGAGGTGCCGGTGCGGCCGCCCCGGTATCCGGCGATGCGCTTCGGTGTGAACGTGCTCGAGCACCACGTCGTCGGCCGCCTGCCCGGCGGCAGGCAGTGGCTGCAGCGGCACGGCGAGAAGCAGTTGCGCATCCTCGACGGCGAGATCCCCGAAGTCACTCCTCCTCGTCGGCCCCGCCCGGTGCCGGTTCCTCGGCCGGTGTCTCCGCAGCGGGGGCGTCGGTGCCGGCCTCACCCGCATCCGAGTCCTCGGCGGGCGCCGGGGCGTTGCGCGGTGCCGGTTCCGGGCTGACGCACCGGACGACGGGCACCGGGTCGTAGCGCACCGTCCGCGTGGTGTTCGAGATCTGCGCCCCGGTCTGCGCGTCGGTGACGATACGGGTGTCGGTGACTGTGAAGCCCTGCGCGCCGCCCGAGGGAACGCAGCCGGACCCGGCGGGCAGCGTGATCGTGTTGGGCGAGGTGTAGTTCGTGCGGTTGCCGGTGACCGACTGCACGTCGACGGTCTTGGTGCCCCAGATCCGCACGGTGATATCGGAGCTGGTGCCGATCGTCTGGATCATCACGCCGGTGTCGAACGGGTTGCGGAACTTCAGGTCGATCGCACCGTCGAAGATGGTGGCCTCACGCGCCGCCGGATAACGCGAGATGTAGTAGCTGTGCTCGGTGTGCTCGACATCCTCCATACCGGCGAAGTACGTCGCGTTGTAAAGGGTCGTCGCGAGCTGGCTGATGCCGCCGCCCACGGCCCGCCCGGGCCGGCCGGACTCGATGATCCCGGACTCGATGTAGCCCTGCGCGGCGCCACGCGGACCCGTGTAGTCGTTGAACGAGAAGGTCTCGCCGGGCTCCACGATGGCACCGTCGATCTCCTCTGCGGCCAACCGGATGTTGACGCCGGAGGCGTACTCGAAGCCGCTGGTGGTGAACTCGCCGATCACCTCGCGGATACCGAGCTTCTCGGCGCCCTCGGTGGTCAGCTCCGGTTCGGCCTCGCGGTAGACGGCCTCGACGCGGCGCTCACCCTCCTGTTTCAGCAGGTCGGGCAGCTTCTCGAGGGTGACGGGCCAGTCGACGAGTTCACCGGTCTCGCTGGGCACGACCGACGGACGGCCGCCCTCGAGGACGATCCGCGCGTCCTTCGGTTCGGTCTCGGACGGGGCGAGCTGCGGCGCGAGGATGCCGGTCGCGGCCTCCGTGTCGTACTGCGGCTGCAGGCCGCCGGAGCCGTCGGGCACGAACGACAGCACCGCACCGATGTCGTTGCGGGGCAGCACACCGGTGACACCCTCGCGTCCCTGCACCGTCAGGTCCTGGGCGACGGCCGGGACCGCGATCTCGGCGAGGGCCCGGTCGAGTCCTTCCCGGGTGACTGTGACGTCGACGCTCTCGACGGGCAGCGCCACGTCGCCGTAGAGCCAGCGCTCGGCGAACACGTCGCTCGCGTCGGCGGTGTCGACCTGCTGGCCGGACTGCGGGGTGATCGGGACGGGCTGACCGTCCTCGAAGACGATGTTGCCCTCACGGGGTTCGTGGGCGGCCGAGGCGGTCACCTTCTCGACGGCCGCGGTGAGGAGCGGTTCGTCACGGGTGGAGACCACACCGATCTCGTCGGTGCGGAAGAACGACGCCAGTCGCGTGAAGGGATTGAGGGGCTGGGAACCGACACGGTCGAGGGTCGCGGGCCAGTCGATGCCGATGCCCGCCTCGGCGGGCACGATCTGCCCACCGGTGTCGCCCGCGGTGACGGTGACCGGGGCGGTCAGGCGCGGGGTGAGGTCCTCGATGAGGGTGGCCTCGGCGGCGTCGAGGGACATGCCGCCGATCTCGATGCCGGCCACGGTCGTGCCGCGCGGCACCTTGCCGGACGAGGTGGCGAGGTCGGCGACATAGAGGACGGCGAGCAGCGCGACGACACCCCCGACGACCAGGGCGATCGCGCGCCTGGGCAGATTCGGGCCGGAGTCACCGGAGTCCCCACCGTACGGTTCGTCGCCACCCGGAGGCGGGGAGGCCGGGGGCGGCAGATCGGTGCCTCCCGGATCGGTCTGTGCACCGGAGACGACCGAGTCGGTCTGTGCACCGGAGACGACCGAGTCGGTCTGTGCGCCGGAGGCAACCGGGATGACGGCGGTGGGGGCCTCCCAAGGCGGGACGTCCTCCTCCTGCGGCGTCTCGGCCTCGGGTGCGGGTTCACGGTCGGCTTCGGAGACCTCCCGCTCGGGAACGGGCTGCGTCTCGGGCTCGACCGGCGGCGTCTCGTCGCCCCGATCCGGGTCCTCGGTCCCGTTGCTGCCGCTCACACTGTCCCTTCCCGACTGCGGCGCGCCTGGGTTCCGCGCGCCGGACTACCTCGCTCCAGCCTAGTTGCCCTAGCGGGAACGGGCTGTGCCGGGAACGGGCTGTGCCGGGAACGGACTGCGCCGGGAACGCGAAGACCCCGCGTTGCTACCAGGTCGGGGGTCAGGCAGCAGCGCGGGGTCACATGGTTCATCGCTGTCCGTGGCGGAGCGTTACACACCGCACGGAATTTTTATTCTCAACCATCTCCGGGGAGACGGCGAGAAGCCGATCAGGCCTCGAGGATCGCGGTCACGCCCTGGCCACCGGCGGCGCAGATCGAGATCAGGCCGCGGACGGGCTTACCGGTCTCCTGCTTCTTCTCGTGCAGCATCTTCGCGAGCGAGGCGACGATGCGGCCGCCGGTCGCGGCGAACGGGTGACCGGCCGCGAGCGACGAGCCGTTGACGTTGAGCTTGCTGCGGTCGATCGAGCCGAGCGGCGCGTCGAGGCCGAGCTTGCCCTTGCAGTACTCCTCCGACTCGAACGCCTGCAGCGTCGCGAGCACGACCGACGCGAACGCCTCGTGGATCTCGTAGAAGTCGAAGTCCTGCAGGGTCAGGCCGTTGCGCTTGAGCAGACGCGGGATGGCGTAGGTGGGGGCCATGAGCAGACCGTCGCCGCCGTGGACATAGTCGACCGCCGCGGTCTCGGAGTCGACGAGGTAGGCGAGCACGGGCAGCTTGCGCTCGGCGGCCCACTCCTCGCTGGCGAGCAGCGCGACGGAGGCGCCGTCGGTGAGCGGGGTCGAGTTGCCGGCGGTCATGGTGGCGTCGCCGAGCTTGGTGCCGAAGACCGGCTCGAGCTTGGCGAGCTTCTCGACGGACGAGTCGGGGCGCAGGTTGTCGTCGCGGGTCAGGCCGAGGAACGGCGTGACGAGGTCGTCGAAGAAACCGCGGTCGTAGGCGGCGGCCATGTTGCGGTGGCTCGCGGCGGCCAGCTCGTCCTGCTCCTCGCGGGAGATGCCGAATTCCTTGGCGGTGATCGCGGCGTGCTCACCCATGGACAGGCCGGTGCGCGGCTCACCGTTGCGCGGGATCTCGATGCCGAGCATCGACGGGCGCACGTTGCCGAGCAGCTTGACGCGGTCGGCGGTGGTGCGGGCGCGGTTGAGCGACAGCAGGAACTCGCGCAGCTGGTTGTTCACGGCGATCGGCGCGTCGGAGGTGGTGTCCACGCCACCGCCGATACCGGCCTCGATGCGGCCGGCGGCGATGGCGTCGCCCACGGCGATGATCGACTGCAGGCCGGTGCCGCAGGCCTGCTGCAGGTCCCAGGCCGGGGTGTAGGGGCTCAGGGCGCTGCCGAGCACGCACTCGCGGATGAGGTTGAAGTCGCGGCTGTGCTTGAGGACGGCACCGCCGACCACGGCACCGAGCTGCTCGCCCTGCAGGTTGAACCGTCCGACGAGGCCGTCGAGAGCCGCGGTGAACATGTCCTGGTTCGACGCGCGGGCGTACTTGCGGTCGGAGCGAGCGAAGGGGATCCGGTTGCCGCCGAGGACGGCGACACGGCGCTGCTTCGAGGAACGGGCTTCGGTAGTCACTGGCGTCTCCCGGTTTTCGGACGGATTCGAGTTCTGGCTACTATTCTTACTCACGGGTAAGTTTGTTGTCGAACACGCCTGTTGACGAACTCTGCACCGACGACCGAATCGAAGAAGGTGGAACCGTGGCCGAAGCCAAGGGCGCTCCCAAGCTCTACGCCCAGCTCATCTCGTCCGCACCCGGGGCATTCCTCGCCAAGCAGTTCGGTCTGCCCAAGCCCGAGACGCTGCGCCGCTACCAGCCGGGTGAGCCGCCGCTCCCCGGTCCGGTGCTGCTGGGAGGAAGCGGCCGCCTCGTCGAGCCGATCCGCACCCTGCTGAGCGACTACACGTTCGCCGAGCCGTCCGACACGTCCTTCGGTGCCCTCGTGTTCGACGCTACCGGCATCACCGACGCCGCGGGCCTGGAACAGCTGTTCACGTTCTTCCAGCCCACCGTGCGCAACCTGCTGCCCTCCGGTCGCGTCGTCGTTCTCGGCACCACCCCCGAGGAGGCGGCCTCCGTCGACGAGCGCATCGCCCAGCGGGCCCTCGAGGGCTTCACCCGCAGCCTCGGCAAGGAGTTGCGCCGCGGCGCGACCGTCCAGCTCGTCTACGTCTCCCCCAAGGCCCCCACCGGCTTGTCCGGCGCCGAGTCGACGCTGCGCTTCCTGCTCTCGGCGAAGTCGGCCTTCGTCGACGCGCAGGTCATCCGCATCGGTGAGGACGAGGCGAAGGCCCCCGCCTCCTGGGACAAGCCGCTCGACGGCAAGGTCGCCGTGGTCACCGGTGCCGCGCGCGGCATCGGCGCGACCATCGCCGAGGTGCTCGCCCGCGACGGTGCGACGATCGTCGCCGTCGACATCCCGGCCGCCGGCGACGCGCTGACGCAGACCGCCAACAAGGTCAAGGGCACCGCCTTCACCCTCGACGTGAGCGCCGCCGACGCCGGCGACAAGCTCGCCGAGCACCTGCTCGAGCGGCACGGCGGCGCCGACATCATCGTCCACAACGCCGGGATCACCCGCGACAAGCTGCTGGTGAACATGGACGCCGCCCGGTGGAACTCGGTGATCGCGGTCAACCTCGTCGCCCCGCAGAAGATCACCGAGGTCCTCGTCGAGAAGGGTGCCCTCAAGGAGGGTGGCCGCGTCATCGACGTGTCGTCGATCGCCGGTATCGCCGGCAACCGCGGCCAGACCAACTACGGAGCCTCGAAGGCCGGTGTCATCGGTCTCGTGCAGGCCACCGCACCGGTGCTCGCCGAGAAGAAGATCACCGTCAACGCCGTCGCACCCGGTTTCATCGAGACCGCGATGACCGCTGCGATCCCGCTCGCCACCCGCGAGGCCGGCCGCCTGATGAGCTCGCTGCAGCAGGGCGGCGAGACCGTCGACGTCGCCGAGACCATCGCGTGGTTCGCCAACCCGGCGTCGAGCGCCGTGACCGGGCAGGTCGTGCGCGTGTGCGGCCAGTCCATGCTGGGGGCATAGATGGCACGCATCGAACTGCCCTCCTTGCCGTCGACCCTCGACATCTACAGCCGGGCCGTGCTGGGGGCGTTGCCCGTCGTGGGTGCCTCGGGGGATCGACTGCCCGAGGACGTGCTGGAACTGCGGTCGTTGAAGGTCGATCCGGACAACCTCGCCGAGTACACCAAGGTGTGCGGGCTGCGGTTCGGTGACACCCTGCCGCTGACCTACCCGTTCGTGCTCACCTTCCCGATCGTGATGAAACTGATGGTGGGACGGGACTTCCCGTTCGCCGCCGTCGGTTCGGTGCACGCCGAGAACGTGATCGAACGGTTCCGGCCGATCTCGGTCACCGAACCGCTCGACCTCGCGGTGCACGCCGAGAACATGCGCGAGCACCGCAAAGGCCTGCTCGTCGATCTCGTCAGCGAGATCAAGGTGGGTCGCGAGCTCGTGTGGCGGCAGACGTCGACCTTCCTGCACCAGCAGCGCACCTCGCTGTCGGGGCAGCCGAAGCCCGAGCCGAAGGAGGAGGAGATCCCGCCGGTCCCCACCACCACGCTGCGGGTGGACCAGAAGGTCATCGACCGCTACGCGGCGGTCTCCGGCGACCGCAACCCGATCCACGTGTCGAGCCTGGGCGCCAAGGCGTTCGGATTCCCGAAGACCATCGCCCACGG
This region of Rhodococcus sp. Z13 genomic DNA includes:
- a CDS encoding acetyl-CoA C-acetyltransferase, producing the protein MTTEARSSKQRRVAVLGGNRIPFARSDRKYARASNQDMFTAALDGLVGRFNLQGEQLGAVVGGAVLKHSRDFNLIRECVLGSALSPYTPAWDLQQACGTGLQSIIAVGDAIAAGRIEAGIGGGVDTTSDAPIAVNNQLREFLLSLNRARTTADRVKLLGNVRPSMLGIEIPRNGEPRTGLSMGEHAAITAKEFGISREEQDELAAASHRNMAAAYDRGFFDDLVTPFLGLTRDDNLRPDSSVEKLAKLEPVFGTKLGDATMTAGNSTPLTDGASVALLASEEWAAERKLPVLAYLVDSETAAVDYVHGGDGLLMAPTYAIPRLLKRNGLTLQDFDFYEIHEAFASVVLATLQAFESEEYCKGKLGLDAPLGSIDRSKLNVNGSSLAAGHPFAATGGRIVASLAKMLHEKKQETGKPVRGLISICAAGGQGVTAILEA
- a CDS encoding acyl-CoA dehydrogenase, yielding MGHYKSNLRDLEFNLFEFLKIQKVLEAGKFGDLDEDTARGILAEVKALAEGPAAEAFADADRNPPVFDPETHSVTLPESFKKSFRAWWDAGYWSMGIPEEIGGTDAPRSLLWAVNEMMLGAQPAAFMYAAGPAFAGVLYENGTDEQKKWAATCVERGWGATMVLTEPDAGSDVGAGRTKAIKQDDGSWHIEGVKRFITSADSDDLFENIFHLVLARPEGHGPGTKGLSLFFVPKFHFDFEKNEMGERNGVFVTNVEHKMGIKASATCEVTFGGHGVPAKGWLVGEVHNGIAQMFDVIEHARMMVGTKAIATLSTGYLNALDFAKERIQGADLTQMADKTAPRVSIMHHPDVRRSLAMQKAYSEGLRAVYLYTAAHQDDSVAEQVSGADAELAHRINDLLLPVVKGCGSERAYQYLKDSLQTFGGSGFLQDYPIEQYIRDSKIDSLYEGTTAIQAQDFFFRKIARDRGVALAHVAGEIKKFIERDDADQRLKKERALLATALEDAQTMVATLTQYLMGAQEQPTELYKIGLGSVRFLESFGDLMIGWLLLEHAEIALAALDAGPDAADKAFYEGKVAAASFFAKVVLPELGVARKFITDVDLDIMELDEAAF
- a CDS encoding 3-oxoacyl-ACP reductase; this encodes MAEAKGAPKLYAQLISSAPGAFLAKQFGLPKPETLRRYQPGEPPLPGPVLLGGSGRLVEPIRTLLSDYTFAEPSDTSFGALVFDATGITDAAGLEQLFTFFQPTVRNLLPSGRVVVLGTTPEEAASVDERIAQRALEGFTRSLGKELRRGATVQLVYVSPKAPTGLSGAESTLRFLLSAKSAFVDAQVIRIGEDEAKAPASWDKPLDGKVAVVTGAARGIGATIAEVLARDGATIVAVDIPAAGDALTQTANKVKGTAFTLDVSAADAGDKLAEHLLERHGGADIIVHNAGITRDKLLVNMDAARWNSVIAVNLVAPQKITEVLVEKGALKEGGRVIDVSSIAGIAGNRGQTNYGASKAGVIGLVQATAPVLAEKKITVNAVAPGFIETAMTAAIPLATREAGRLMSSLQQGGETVDVAETIAWFANPASSAVTGQVVRVCGQSMLGA
- a CDS encoding MaoC/PaaZ C-terminal domain-containing protein encodes the protein MARIELPSLPSTLDIYSRAVLGALPVVGASGDRLPEDVLELRSLKVDPDNLAEYTKVCGLRFGDTLPLTYPFVLTFPIVMKLMVGRDFPFAAVGSVHAENVIERFRPISVTEPLDLAVHAENMREHRKGLLVDLVSEIKVGRELVWRQTSTFLHQQRTSLSGQPKPEPKEEEIPPVPTTTLRVDQKVIDRYAAVSGDRNPIHVSSLGAKAFGFPKTIAHGMWSAAATLSAVEGRIPEKATYSVRFGKPVLLPSSLNLYAQHVADGWDLALRHPKKLYPHLTATLRTQ
- a CDS encoding VanW family protein, whose product is MSGSNGTEDPDRGDETPPVEPETQPVPEREVSEADREPAPEAETPQEEDVPPWEAPTAVIPVASGAQTDSVVSGAQTDSVVSGAQTDPGGTDLPPPASPPPGGDEPYGGDSGDSGPNLPRRAIALVVGGVVALLAVLYVADLATSSGKVPRGTTVAGIEIGGMSLDAAEATLIEDLTPRLTAPVTVTAGDTGGQIVPAEAGIGIDWPATLDRVGSQPLNPFTRLASFFRTDEIGVVSTRDEPLLTAAVEKVTASAAHEPREGNIVFEDGQPVPITPQSGQQVDTADASDVFAERWLYGDVALPVESVDVTVTREGLDRALAEIAVPAVAQDLTVQGREGVTGVLPRNDIGAVLSFVPDGSGGLQPQYDTEAATGILAPQLAPSETEPKDARIVLEGGRPSVVPSETGELVDWPVTLEKLPDLLKQEGERRVEAVYREAEPELTTEGAEKLGIREVIGEFTTSGFEYASGVNIRLAAEEIDGAIVEPGETFSFNDYTGPRGAAQGYIESGIIESGRPGRAVGGGISQLATTLYNATYFAGMEDVEHTEHSYYISRYPAAREATIFDGAIDLKFRNPFDTGVMIQTIGTSSDITVRIWGTKTVDVQSVTGNRTNYTSPNTITLPAGSGCVPSGGAQGFTVTDTRIVTDAQTGAQISNTTRTVRYDPVPVVRCVSPEPAPRNAPAPAEDSDAGEAGTDAPAAETPAEEPAPGGADEEE